In the Bacilli bacterium genome, ACGAGCGCAAGCGAAAAAACGATCGGTCGCTGGATGAAAGCGCGGAAGAACCGGCACCGGCTTGTCGTTACGACCAAGGGAGCGCATCCTGATCCGGCAACGATGCACATCTCCCGCATGTCGCCGCGGGAACTGGCGGCGGATTTGGACGGAAGCCTCATGCGGCTAGGGGTCGACTGCATCGACCTGTATTGGCTGCATCGGGATGATCCGAACATCGCCGCGGGAGAAATATTGGAGACATTGAACGGGTTCGTTAAAGCCGGGAAGATCCGCTATTTCGGCTGTTCCAATTGGACTATCGCCCGCATCGACGAAGCGCAGCGATATGCCAAAGAGAAAGGAATCCAGGGTTTTGCCGCGAATCAGATGATGTGGAGTTTGGCTTATGTCGAGCGCGCAAGTTTAAGCGACCCGACGCTGGTGCCGATGGATGCGGACATGAAGAACTATCACGCGGAAACCGGGTTGGCGGCGATACCGTACACTTCCCAGGCGGAAGGGCTGTTCACCAAGTGGGAATCGGGCCTTTATACTTTTGACGATAGCCGGATCAAGCCTTACTTCCGGTCAGCCGAAAATGTCCGCCGGTTCTACAGGGCGCGCGAACTTGCCGCCGAACTTTCGCTTACCGTATCGCAGGTTGTGCTGGCTTATCTTGTTTCGCAGCCTTTTACGACCATTCCGATCATCGGTTGCCGCACACCCGAAATGCTGATTGACAGTCTGGCGGCGGCTGACGTCGTATTAACGCCCGAGCAGCTCGCGTTTCTGGAAAGCTGATTGGTCGGTTTGCCGGGTTGCAGCCTTTAAACCCGGCCTGCAGCCTGTAACGGTTAAACCATGGCCTGCAGTCTGTAACGGTCGTAGGAGAGCTTATTTCGCGCAAATTGCCCGCTTTGCGATTCTAACGGACGTGAGCGCGCCTATTCCGGCATTTTTCCGGATTTTCGAACCTTGAAACGACAAATAGCGTCAGCGGCGTCCGTTACAATTTCAAAACTGCCTTTTTTCGGCAAATAGCCTCTGCTGCGTCCGTTAGCGGTGTGCAGTGAGGATCATGTCCGCGCTGTGCAGAGGGGTAATCCCCCTGTTTTTGCGTTGGGCGGGGAGGGTCGCGCAGAAAGGCGTTCCACCTATTTAGGCGGTGTGCAGAGAGGTTTAACGTTTGTGAATGAAGCGCAGATTTGCGCTTTATTTTGGTGGAAGAACAATCGGAACGAAGCAAAAGGGGGAATGGGCAGCGATCAAAGCCCGATAATCAAAGCCCGATGCCCATCCTCCCTACACGCGCAACCCCTAAGCGGGGTCTTTTTTTATAATGGCGACGGTGCAGCGGGAAATGCAAATCAACTTGCCTGCCGCGTCGGTAATTTGAATATTCCACACCATTGTTCTCCTGCCTTTATGCAAAGGGG is a window encoding:
- a CDS encoding aldo/keto reductase, which gives rise to MRQKSIPGTDLSCSMLSLGSVFFGSTISEEDSFRLMDMYVERGGNMVDTAQVYANWLLVATSASEKTIGRWMKARKNRHRLVVTTKGAHPDPATMHISRMSPRELAADLDGSLMRLGVDCIDLYWLHRDDPNIAAGEILETLNGFVKAGKIRYFGCSNWTIARIDEAQRYAKEKGIQGFAANQMMWSLAYVERASLSDPTLVPMDADMKNYHAETGLAAIPYTSQAEGLFTKWESGLYTFDDSRIKPYFRSAENVRRFYRARELAAELSLTVSQVVLAYLVSQPFTTIPIIGCRTPEMLIDSLAAADVVLTPEQLAFLES
- a CDS encoding esterase, which gives rise to PLHKGRRTMVWNIQITDAAGKLICISRCTVAIIKKDPA